The following proteins are encoded in a genomic region of Magnolia sinica isolate HGM2019 chromosome 1, MsV1, whole genome shotgun sequence:
- the LOC131242262 gene encoding disease resistance RPP13-like protein 4 isoform X3, translated as MILFHRKMADAVASVLLNNLLSILISEGRQLLEFDDQFEETKEELQYMQSYLKVADQVKRRDRNDILKTVMSNLRELVYDAEDVLADYQLLFQKKHEGCAPNFTSYCFPTHLKSRHQFGKRLRKINQGVRKVKENMKSYVQTAPHQPGKDEDGGNMGMTYPILMHEAEMVGLEDDSAKIRKWILGVDGPSTVIGIVGMGGIGKTTLAQKICHSESVKNSFNHLVFVTVSQSFKLNELLKKMLKKLDIEEESLGGNDVVELLESLNRKLDAKYLVVLDDVWETNEGMWWDSLKSGLPQVEGSCVIVTTRNEEVAKSMGARIHYLQCLSNEDSWSFFSKVAFARTGGKCTNPDLEGLGKEIVARCGGLPLAIKVVAGMMLGKSDSIHEWRRISEHLKDELKISGKDEPVISSLELSYEELPAHLKPCFLCFAMFPEDFEIDVEDMVNWWIGEGFVCGKNGKTAVEIGEECLSELFNRFLILGIDKDDFERSYVRCKMHDMVRDMVIRIAREESFFVRLDCGGSPAFSEQSRRLGIVGNTAVESIGNSSTKLRTLVGKDIQSKEMIASLKAKLCKVRWLRVLSLSLPDWNLDGDVVCSDWLSGIGSLQHLVYLNIESSALKSLPDSIGKLRNLRILSLWNCPNLKRLPVSITTLEKLTAIQIFGCGSLECMPEGIGKLSNLEWLGWFNPVNKNGSRISDLKNLTKLRELCMEIKSVEEIEEGEWNVLSMLQHLQILKLDFGRISVERDAVVRKMEGELSPPLKSLRELYLWKWPGERTPAWLSPTSLPNLQFLYIESGGIREMGPRFWDSESGVWKVEVLVLGWIKEMDEEWQRMRKAMPSLRLLKVRNCPKLKSFPFDVTDGGDEKKWRKEEEDSATGAVEEEEKGDKFYSFAREEEGNKFYSFPREEEGTSIQEISSE; from the exons ATGATTCTATTTCACAGGAAAATGGCAGATGCTGTTGCCAGTGTTCTTCTGAATAATTTGTTGTCAATACTCATAAGCGAAGGTCGTCAGCTACTTGAGTTTGATGATCAGTTTGAGGAAACAAAGGAGGAGCTTCAGTACATGCAGAGCTATCTCAAGGTAGCTGATCAGGTGAAGAGAAGAGATAGGAATGATATTCTCAAGACGGTAATGAGCAATTTAAGAGAGTTGGTATACGACGCTGAAGATGTACTAGCAGATTATCAACTTCTATTCCAGAAAAAACACGAAGGGTGTGCACCTAATTTTACAAGTTATTGCTTTCCTACTCATTTGAAATCCCGTCATCAGTTTGGAAAGCGGCTGAGGAAAATAAATCAAGGGGTAAGGAAGGTGAAGGAGAACATGAAGTCCTACGTGCAAACAGCTCCTCACCAACCTGGCAAAGATGAAGACGGTGGGAATATGGGAATGACCTACCCAATCCTAATGCATGAAGCTGAAATGGTAGGATTAGAAGATGACTCAGCGAAGATTAGAAAGTGGATCTTAGGAGTAGATGGACCCTCAACGGTGATTGGAATAGTTGGAATGGGGGGAATCGGTAAAACCACACTCGCTCAAAAGATATGTCACAGTGAGAGCGTGAAAAACTCTTTTAATCACTTGGTCTTTGTTACTGTTTCTCAAAGTTTCAAATTGAATGAATTGCTGAAGAAGATGCTAAAAAAGCTAGATATAGAAGAGGAATCTCTTGGGGGAAATGATGTTGTGGAGCTATTGGAAAGTCTTAACAGGAAATTAGATGCGAAATACTTGGTAGTTTTGGACGATGTTTGGGAAACGAACGAAgggatgtggtgggatagctTGAAGTCTGGTTTGCCCCAAGTGGAGGGCAGTTGTGTTATTGTTACAACTAGGAATGAGGAGGTTGCTAAATCAATGGGAGCACGCATACACTATCTCCAATGTCTTTCAAATGAAGATAGTTGGTCCTTCTTTAGCAAAGTAGCTTTTGCAAGAACTGGAGGTAAGTGCACAAATCCAGACTTAGAGGGCTTGGGAAAGGAGATTGTTGCAAGGTGCGGGGGACTGCCATTAGCAATCAAGGTTGTGGCTGGAATGATGTTGGGGAAGAGTGATTCTATCCATGAATGGAGGCGAATATCAGAGCACCTAAAAGACGAATTGAAAATCAGTGGGAAAGATGAGCCTGTCATTTCAAGTTTAGAGTTAAGTTACGAGGAGCTCCCAGCACACTTAAAACCTTGTTTTTTGTGCTTTGCCATGTTTCCTGAAGATTTTGAAATTGATGTTGAGGACATGGTTAACTGGTGGATTGGTGAGGGTTTTGTTTGTGGAAAAAATGGGAAAACGGCAGTTGAGATAGGAGAAGAATGTCTTTCAGAATTATTTAATCGATTTTTGATACTTGGAATTGATAAAGATGATTTCGAGAGAAGCTATGTTAGATGCAAAATGCATGATATGGTTCGAGATATGGTAATAAGAATTGCAAGAGAAGAGAGCTTTTTTGTGAGGTTGGACTGTGGAGGTAGTCCCGCATTCAGTGAGCAGTCTCGTCGTTTGGGAATTGTGGGGAATACAGCTGTAGAGAGCATCGGAAACAGTTCCACCAAGCTGCGGACGTTGGTTGGGAAGGACATTCAGAGCAAAGAGATGATTGCAAGTCTAAAAGCAAAACTATGCAAAGTAAGGTGGTTGAGGGTGTTATCTCTTTCATTGCCAGACTGGAATCTCGATGGAGATGTGGTGTGCAGCGATTGGTTGAGTGGGATAGGGTCATTACAGCACCTCGTTTATCTTAACATAGAGAGTTCTGCCTTAAAATCACTGCCCGATTCAATCGGAAAACTTCGTAATCTTCGGATTCTAAGTTTATGGAACTGCCCGAATTTGAAAAGGCTTCCTGTGTCAATCACAACATTAGAGAAGCTAACAGCTATCCAAATTTTTGGGTGTGGGTCTTTAGAATGCATGCCGGAAGGGATTGGAAAGCTTTCAAATCTCGAATGGTTAGGATGGTTTAATCCTGTGAATAAAAATGGATCCAGGATTTCAGATTTGAAGAACTTGACAAAACTTAGGGAACTTTGTATGGAGATAAAGTCAGttgaagaaatagaagaaggggaatggaatgtGTTATCAATGCTCCAGCATCTGCAAATTCTAAAGTTAGATTTTGGGAGAATTTCTGTTGAAAGAGATGCAGTTGTAAGGAAGATGGAAGGTGAGCTTTCTCCTCCTCTTAAATCCCTGAGAGAGTTGTATCTTTGGAAGTGGCCAGGAGAAAGGACACCTGCGTGGCTCAGTCCTACTTCCCTTCCCAATCTTCAGTTTCTTTACATTGAAAGCGGagggattagggagatgggtcccAGATTTTGGGACAGCGAGAGTGGGGTATGGAAAGTGGAGGTATTGGTGCTAGGTtggataaaagagatggatgaggAGTGGCAGAGGATGCGAAAGGCAATGCCGTCTTTAAGACTCCTCAAGGTTCGGAACTGTCCGAAGCTCAAGTCATTCCCATTCGATGTTacagatggtggggatgagaagaaatggaggaaagaagaagaagattctg CTACGGGtgctgttgaagaagaagaaaaaggcgaCAAGTTTTATTCTTTTGCCAGAGAAGAAGAAGGTAACAAGTTTTATTCTTTTCCcagagaagaagaag GTACATCAATACAGGAGATTTCTTCTGAGTAG
- the LOC131242262 gene encoding disease resistance RPP13-like protein 4 isoform X4, with translation MILFHRKMADAVASVLLNNLLSILISEGRQLLEFDDQFEETKEELQYMQSYLKVADQVKRRDRNDILKTVMSNLRELVYDAEDVLADYQLLFQKKHEGCAPNFTSYCFPTHLKSRHQFGKRLRKINQGVRKVKENMKSYVQTAPHQPGKDEDGGNMGMTYPILMHEAEMVGLEDDSAKIRKWILGVDGPSTVIGIVGMGGIGKTTLAQKICHSESVKNSFNHLVFVTVSQSFKLNELLKKMLKKLDIEEESLGGNDVVELLESLNRKLDAKYLVVLDDVWETNEGMWWDSLKSGLPQVEGSCVIVTTRNEEVAKSMGARIHYLQCLSNEDSWSFFSKVAFARTGGKCTNPDLEGLGKEIVARCGGLPLAIKVVAGMMLGKSDSIHEWRRISEHLKDELKISGKDEPVISSLELSYEELPAHLKPCFLCFAMFPEDFEIDVEDMVNWWIGEGFVCGKNGKTAVEIGEECLSELFNRFLILGIDKDDFERSYVRCKMHDMVRDMVIRIAREESFFVRLDCGGSPAFSEQSRRLGIVGNTAVESIGNSSTKLRTLVGKDIQSKEMIASLKAKLCKVRWLRVLSLSLPDWNLDGDVVCSDWLSGIGSLQHLVYLNIESSALKSLPDSIGKLRNLRILSLWNCPNLKRLPVSITTLEKLTAIQIFGCGSLECMPEGIGKLSNLEWLGWFNPVNKNGSRISDLKNLTKLRELCMEIKSVEEIEEGEWNVLSMLQHLQILKLDFGRISVERDAVVRKMEGELSPPLKSLRELYLWKWPGERTPAWLSPTSLPNLQFLYIESGGIREMGPRFWDSESGVWKVEVLVLGWIKEMDEEWQRMRKAMPSLRLLKVRNCPKLKSFPFDVTDGGDEKKWRKEEEDSATGAVEEEEKGDKFYSFAREEEGTSIQEISSE, from the exons ATGATTCTATTTCACAGGAAAATGGCAGATGCTGTTGCCAGTGTTCTTCTGAATAATTTGTTGTCAATACTCATAAGCGAAGGTCGTCAGCTACTTGAGTTTGATGATCAGTTTGAGGAAACAAAGGAGGAGCTTCAGTACATGCAGAGCTATCTCAAGGTAGCTGATCAGGTGAAGAGAAGAGATAGGAATGATATTCTCAAGACGGTAATGAGCAATTTAAGAGAGTTGGTATACGACGCTGAAGATGTACTAGCAGATTATCAACTTCTATTCCAGAAAAAACACGAAGGGTGTGCACCTAATTTTACAAGTTATTGCTTTCCTACTCATTTGAAATCCCGTCATCAGTTTGGAAAGCGGCTGAGGAAAATAAATCAAGGGGTAAGGAAGGTGAAGGAGAACATGAAGTCCTACGTGCAAACAGCTCCTCACCAACCTGGCAAAGATGAAGACGGTGGGAATATGGGAATGACCTACCCAATCCTAATGCATGAAGCTGAAATGGTAGGATTAGAAGATGACTCAGCGAAGATTAGAAAGTGGATCTTAGGAGTAGATGGACCCTCAACGGTGATTGGAATAGTTGGAATGGGGGGAATCGGTAAAACCACACTCGCTCAAAAGATATGTCACAGTGAGAGCGTGAAAAACTCTTTTAATCACTTGGTCTTTGTTACTGTTTCTCAAAGTTTCAAATTGAATGAATTGCTGAAGAAGATGCTAAAAAAGCTAGATATAGAAGAGGAATCTCTTGGGGGAAATGATGTTGTGGAGCTATTGGAAAGTCTTAACAGGAAATTAGATGCGAAATACTTGGTAGTTTTGGACGATGTTTGGGAAACGAACGAAgggatgtggtgggatagctTGAAGTCTGGTTTGCCCCAAGTGGAGGGCAGTTGTGTTATTGTTACAACTAGGAATGAGGAGGTTGCTAAATCAATGGGAGCACGCATACACTATCTCCAATGTCTTTCAAATGAAGATAGTTGGTCCTTCTTTAGCAAAGTAGCTTTTGCAAGAACTGGAGGTAAGTGCACAAATCCAGACTTAGAGGGCTTGGGAAAGGAGATTGTTGCAAGGTGCGGGGGACTGCCATTAGCAATCAAGGTTGTGGCTGGAATGATGTTGGGGAAGAGTGATTCTATCCATGAATGGAGGCGAATATCAGAGCACCTAAAAGACGAATTGAAAATCAGTGGGAAAGATGAGCCTGTCATTTCAAGTTTAGAGTTAAGTTACGAGGAGCTCCCAGCACACTTAAAACCTTGTTTTTTGTGCTTTGCCATGTTTCCTGAAGATTTTGAAATTGATGTTGAGGACATGGTTAACTGGTGGATTGGTGAGGGTTTTGTTTGTGGAAAAAATGGGAAAACGGCAGTTGAGATAGGAGAAGAATGTCTTTCAGAATTATTTAATCGATTTTTGATACTTGGAATTGATAAAGATGATTTCGAGAGAAGCTATGTTAGATGCAAAATGCATGATATGGTTCGAGATATGGTAATAAGAATTGCAAGAGAAGAGAGCTTTTTTGTGAGGTTGGACTGTGGAGGTAGTCCCGCATTCAGTGAGCAGTCTCGTCGTTTGGGAATTGTGGGGAATACAGCTGTAGAGAGCATCGGAAACAGTTCCACCAAGCTGCGGACGTTGGTTGGGAAGGACATTCAGAGCAAAGAGATGATTGCAAGTCTAAAAGCAAAACTATGCAAAGTAAGGTGGTTGAGGGTGTTATCTCTTTCATTGCCAGACTGGAATCTCGATGGAGATGTGGTGTGCAGCGATTGGTTGAGTGGGATAGGGTCATTACAGCACCTCGTTTATCTTAACATAGAGAGTTCTGCCTTAAAATCACTGCCCGATTCAATCGGAAAACTTCGTAATCTTCGGATTCTAAGTTTATGGAACTGCCCGAATTTGAAAAGGCTTCCTGTGTCAATCACAACATTAGAGAAGCTAACAGCTATCCAAATTTTTGGGTGTGGGTCTTTAGAATGCATGCCGGAAGGGATTGGAAAGCTTTCAAATCTCGAATGGTTAGGATGGTTTAATCCTGTGAATAAAAATGGATCCAGGATTTCAGATTTGAAGAACTTGACAAAACTTAGGGAACTTTGTATGGAGATAAAGTCAGttgaagaaatagaagaaggggaatggaatgtGTTATCAATGCTCCAGCATCTGCAAATTCTAAAGTTAGATTTTGGGAGAATTTCTGTTGAAAGAGATGCAGTTGTAAGGAAGATGGAAGGTGAGCTTTCTCCTCCTCTTAAATCCCTGAGAGAGTTGTATCTTTGGAAGTGGCCAGGAGAAAGGACACCTGCGTGGCTCAGTCCTACTTCCCTTCCCAATCTTCAGTTTCTTTACATTGAAAGCGGagggattagggagatgggtcccAGATTTTGGGACAGCGAGAGTGGGGTATGGAAAGTGGAGGTATTGGTGCTAGGTtggataaaagagatggatgaggAGTGGCAGAGGATGCGAAAGGCAATGCCGTCTTTAAGACTCCTCAAGGTTCGGAACTGTCCGAAGCTCAAGTCATTCCCATTCGATGTTacagatggtggggatgagaagaaatggaggaaagaagaagaagattctg CTACGGGtgctgttgaagaagaagaaaaaggcgaCAAGTTTTATTCTTTTGCCAGAGAAGAAGAAG GTACATCAATACAGGAGATTTCTTCTGAGTAG
- the LOC131242262 gene encoding disease resistance RPP13-like protein 4 isoform X2 — protein MADAVASVLLNNLLSILISEGRQLLEFDDQFEETKEELQYMQSYLKVADQVKRRDRNDILKTVMSNLRELVYDAEDVLADYQLLFQKKHEGCAPNFTSYCFPTHLKSRHQFGKRLRKINQGVRKVKENMKSYVQTAPHQPGKDEDGGNMGMTYPILMHEAEMVGLEDDSAKIRKWILGVDGPSTVIGIVGMGGIGKTTLAQKICHSESVKNSFNHLVFVTVSQSFKLNELLKKMLKKLDIEEESLGGNDVVELLESLNRKLDAKYLVVLDDVWETNEGMWWDSLKSGLPQVEGSCVIVTTRNEEVAKSMGARIHYLQCLSNEDSWSFFSKVAFARTGGKCTNPDLEGLGKEIVARCGGLPLAIKVVAGMMLGKSDSIHEWRRISEHLKDELKISGKDEPVISSLELSYEELPAHLKPCFLCFAMFPEDFEIDVEDMVNWWIGEGFVCGKNGKTAVEIGEECLSELFNRFLILGIDKDDFERSYVRCKMHDMVRDMVIRIAREESFFVRLDCGGSPAFSEQSRRLGIVGNTAVESIGNSSTKLRTLVGKDIQSKEMIASLKAKLCKVRWLRVLSLSLPDWNLDGDVVCSDWLSGIGSLQHLVYLNIESSALKSLPDSIGKLRNLRILSLWNCPNLKRLPVSITTLEKLTAIQIFGCGSLECMPEGIGKLSNLEWLGWFNPVNKNGSRISDLKNLTKLRELCMEIKSVEEIEEGEWNVLSMLQHLQILKLDFGRISVERDAVVRKMEGELSPPLKSLRELYLWKWPGERTPAWLSPTSLPNLQFLYIESGGIREMGPRFWDSESGVWKVEVLVLGWIKEMDEEWQRMRKAMPSLRLLKVRNCPKLKSFPFDVTDGGDEKKWRKEEEDSATGAVEEEEKGDKFYSFAREEEGNKFYSFPREEEGDKIFSISFINHPLHAILTTS, from the exons ATGGCAGATGCTGTTGCCAGTGTTCTTCTGAATAATTTGTTGTCAATACTCATAAGCGAAGGTCGTCAGCTACTTGAGTTTGATGATCAGTTTGAGGAAACAAAGGAGGAGCTTCAGTACATGCAGAGCTATCTCAAGGTAGCTGATCAGGTGAAGAGAAGAGATAGGAATGATATTCTCAAGACGGTAATGAGCAATTTAAGAGAGTTGGTATACGACGCTGAAGATGTACTAGCAGATTATCAACTTCTATTCCAGAAAAAACACGAAGGGTGTGCACCTAATTTTACAAGTTATTGCTTTCCTACTCATTTGAAATCCCGTCATCAGTTTGGAAAGCGGCTGAGGAAAATAAATCAAGGGGTAAGGAAGGTGAAGGAGAACATGAAGTCCTACGTGCAAACAGCTCCTCACCAACCTGGCAAAGATGAAGACGGTGGGAATATGGGAATGACCTACCCAATCCTAATGCATGAAGCTGAAATGGTAGGATTAGAAGATGACTCAGCGAAGATTAGAAAGTGGATCTTAGGAGTAGATGGACCCTCAACGGTGATTGGAATAGTTGGAATGGGGGGAATCGGTAAAACCACACTCGCTCAAAAGATATGTCACAGTGAGAGCGTGAAAAACTCTTTTAATCACTTGGTCTTTGTTACTGTTTCTCAAAGTTTCAAATTGAATGAATTGCTGAAGAAGATGCTAAAAAAGCTAGATATAGAAGAGGAATCTCTTGGGGGAAATGATGTTGTGGAGCTATTGGAAAGTCTTAACAGGAAATTAGATGCGAAATACTTGGTAGTTTTGGACGATGTTTGGGAAACGAACGAAgggatgtggtgggatagctTGAAGTCTGGTTTGCCCCAAGTGGAGGGCAGTTGTGTTATTGTTACAACTAGGAATGAGGAGGTTGCTAAATCAATGGGAGCACGCATACACTATCTCCAATGTCTTTCAAATGAAGATAGTTGGTCCTTCTTTAGCAAAGTAGCTTTTGCAAGAACTGGAGGTAAGTGCACAAATCCAGACTTAGAGGGCTTGGGAAAGGAGATTGTTGCAAGGTGCGGGGGACTGCCATTAGCAATCAAGGTTGTGGCTGGAATGATGTTGGGGAAGAGTGATTCTATCCATGAATGGAGGCGAATATCAGAGCACCTAAAAGACGAATTGAAAATCAGTGGGAAAGATGAGCCTGTCATTTCAAGTTTAGAGTTAAGTTACGAGGAGCTCCCAGCACACTTAAAACCTTGTTTTTTGTGCTTTGCCATGTTTCCTGAAGATTTTGAAATTGATGTTGAGGACATGGTTAACTGGTGGATTGGTGAGGGTTTTGTTTGTGGAAAAAATGGGAAAACGGCAGTTGAGATAGGAGAAGAATGTCTTTCAGAATTATTTAATCGATTTTTGATACTTGGAATTGATAAAGATGATTTCGAGAGAAGCTATGTTAGATGCAAAATGCATGATATGGTTCGAGATATGGTAATAAGAATTGCAAGAGAAGAGAGCTTTTTTGTGAGGTTGGACTGTGGAGGTAGTCCCGCATTCAGTGAGCAGTCTCGTCGTTTGGGAATTGTGGGGAATACAGCTGTAGAGAGCATCGGAAACAGTTCCACCAAGCTGCGGACGTTGGTTGGGAAGGACATTCAGAGCAAAGAGATGATTGCAAGTCTAAAAGCAAAACTATGCAAAGTAAGGTGGTTGAGGGTGTTATCTCTTTCATTGCCAGACTGGAATCTCGATGGAGATGTGGTGTGCAGCGATTGGTTGAGTGGGATAGGGTCATTACAGCACCTCGTTTATCTTAACATAGAGAGTTCTGCCTTAAAATCACTGCCCGATTCAATCGGAAAACTTCGTAATCTTCGGATTCTAAGTTTATGGAACTGCCCGAATTTGAAAAGGCTTCCTGTGTCAATCACAACATTAGAGAAGCTAACAGCTATCCAAATTTTTGGGTGTGGGTCTTTAGAATGCATGCCGGAAGGGATTGGAAAGCTTTCAAATCTCGAATGGTTAGGATGGTTTAATCCTGTGAATAAAAATGGATCCAGGATTTCAGATTTGAAGAACTTGACAAAACTTAGGGAACTTTGTATGGAGATAAAGTCAGttgaagaaatagaagaaggggaatggaatgtGTTATCAATGCTCCAGCATCTGCAAATTCTAAAGTTAGATTTTGGGAGAATTTCTGTTGAAAGAGATGCAGTTGTAAGGAAGATGGAAGGTGAGCTTTCTCCTCCTCTTAAATCCCTGAGAGAGTTGTATCTTTGGAAGTGGCCAGGAGAAAGGACACCTGCGTGGCTCAGTCCTACTTCCCTTCCCAATCTTCAGTTTCTTTACATTGAAAGCGGagggattagggagatgggtcccAGATTTTGGGACAGCGAGAGTGGGGTATGGAAAGTGGAGGTATTGGTGCTAGGTtggataaaagagatggatgaggAGTGGCAGAGGATGCGAAAGGCAATGCCGTCTTTAAGACTCCTCAAGGTTCGGAACTGTCCGAAGCTCAAGTCATTCCCATTCGATGTTacagatggtggggatgagaagaaatggaggaaagaagaagaagattctg CTACGGGtgctgttgaagaagaagaaaaaggcgaCAAGTTTTATTCTTTTGCCAGAGAAGAAGAAGGTAACAAGTTTTATTCTTTTCCcagagaagaagaaggtgataAGATTTTTTCCATTTCCTTTATCAATCATCCGTTACATGCTATTCTCACAACATCATAG
- the LOC131242262 gene encoding disease resistance RPP13-like protein 4 isoform X1: MILFHRKMADAVASVLLNNLLSILISEGRQLLEFDDQFEETKEELQYMQSYLKVADQVKRRDRNDILKTVMSNLRELVYDAEDVLADYQLLFQKKHEGCAPNFTSYCFPTHLKSRHQFGKRLRKINQGVRKVKENMKSYVQTAPHQPGKDEDGGNMGMTYPILMHEAEMVGLEDDSAKIRKWILGVDGPSTVIGIVGMGGIGKTTLAQKICHSESVKNSFNHLVFVTVSQSFKLNELLKKMLKKLDIEEESLGGNDVVELLESLNRKLDAKYLVVLDDVWETNEGMWWDSLKSGLPQVEGSCVIVTTRNEEVAKSMGARIHYLQCLSNEDSWSFFSKVAFARTGGKCTNPDLEGLGKEIVARCGGLPLAIKVVAGMMLGKSDSIHEWRRISEHLKDELKISGKDEPVISSLELSYEELPAHLKPCFLCFAMFPEDFEIDVEDMVNWWIGEGFVCGKNGKTAVEIGEECLSELFNRFLILGIDKDDFERSYVRCKMHDMVRDMVIRIAREESFFVRLDCGGSPAFSEQSRRLGIVGNTAVESIGNSSTKLRTLVGKDIQSKEMIASLKAKLCKVRWLRVLSLSLPDWNLDGDVVCSDWLSGIGSLQHLVYLNIESSALKSLPDSIGKLRNLRILSLWNCPNLKRLPVSITTLEKLTAIQIFGCGSLECMPEGIGKLSNLEWLGWFNPVNKNGSRISDLKNLTKLRELCMEIKSVEEIEEGEWNVLSMLQHLQILKLDFGRISVERDAVVRKMEGELSPPLKSLRELYLWKWPGERTPAWLSPTSLPNLQFLYIESGGIREMGPRFWDSESGVWKVEVLVLGWIKEMDEEWQRMRKAMPSLRLLKVRNCPKLKSFPFDVTDGGDEKKWRKEEEDSATGAVEEEEKGDKFYSFAREEEGNKFYSFPREEEGDKIFSISFINHPLHAILTTS, encoded by the exons ATGATTCTATTTCACAGGAAAATGGCAGATGCTGTTGCCAGTGTTCTTCTGAATAATTTGTTGTCAATACTCATAAGCGAAGGTCGTCAGCTACTTGAGTTTGATGATCAGTTTGAGGAAACAAAGGAGGAGCTTCAGTACATGCAGAGCTATCTCAAGGTAGCTGATCAGGTGAAGAGAAGAGATAGGAATGATATTCTCAAGACGGTAATGAGCAATTTAAGAGAGTTGGTATACGACGCTGAAGATGTACTAGCAGATTATCAACTTCTATTCCAGAAAAAACACGAAGGGTGTGCACCTAATTTTACAAGTTATTGCTTTCCTACTCATTTGAAATCCCGTCATCAGTTTGGAAAGCGGCTGAGGAAAATAAATCAAGGGGTAAGGAAGGTGAAGGAGAACATGAAGTCCTACGTGCAAACAGCTCCTCACCAACCTGGCAAAGATGAAGACGGTGGGAATATGGGAATGACCTACCCAATCCTAATGCATGAAGCTGAAATGGTAGGATTAGAAGATGACTCAGCGAAGATTAGAAAGTGGATCTTAGGAGTAGATGGACCCTCAACGGTGATTGGAATAGTTGGAATGGGGGGAATCGGTAAAACCACACTCGCTCAAAAGATATGTCACAGTGAGAGCGTGAAAAACTCTTTTAATCACTTGGTCTTTGTTACTGTTTCTCAAAGTTTCAAATTGAATGAATTGCTGAAGAAGATGCTAAAAAAGCTAGATATAGAAGAGGAATCTCTTGGGGGAAATGATGTTGTGGAGCTATTGGAAAGTCTTAACAGGAAATTAGATGCGAAATACTTGGTAGTTTTGGACGATGTTTGGGAAACGAACGAAgggatgtggtgggatagctTGAAGTCTGGTTTGCCCCAAGTGGAGGGCAGTTGTGTTATTGTTACAACTAGGAATGAGGAGGTTGCTAAATCAATGGGAGCACGCATACACTATCTCCAATGTCTTTCAAATGAAGATAGTTGGTCCTTCTTTAGCAAAGTAGCTTTTGCAAGAACTGGAGGTAAGTGCACAAATCCAGACTTAGAGGGCTTGGGAAAGGAGATTGTTGCAAGGTGCGGGGGACTGCCATTAGCAATCAAGGTTGTGGCTGGAATGATGTTGGGGAAGAGTGATTCTATCCATGAATGGAGGCGAATATCAGAGCACCTAAAAGACGAATTGAAAATCAGTGGGAAAGATGAGCCTGTCATTTCAAGTTTAGAGTTAAGTTACGAGGAGCTCCCAGCACACTTAAAACCTTGTTTTTTGTGCTTTGCCATGTTTCCTGAAGATTTTGAAATTGATGTTGAGGACATGGTTAACTGGTGGATTGGTGAGGGTTTTGTTTGTGGAAAAAATGGGAAAACGGCAGTTGAGATAGGAGAAGAATGTCTTTCAGAATTATTTAATCGATTTTTGATACTTGGAATTGATAAAGATGATTTCGAGAGAAGCTATGTTAGATGCAAAATGCATGATATGGTTCGAGATATGGTAATAAGAATTGCAAGAGAAGAGAGCTTTTTTGTGAGGTTGGACTGTGGAGGTAGTCCCGCATTCAGTGAGCAGTCTCGTCGTTTGGGAATTGTGGGGAATACAGCTGTAGAGAGCATCGGAAACAGTTCCACCAAGCTGCGGACGTTGGTTGGGAAGGACATTCAGAGCAAAGAGATGATTGCAAGTCTAAAAGCAAAACTATGCAAAGTAAGGTGGTTGAGGGTGTTATCTCTTTCATTGCCAGACTGGAATCTCGATGGAGATGTGGTGTGCAGCGATTGGTTGAGTGGGATAGGGTCATTACAGCACCTCGTTTATCTTAACATAGAGAGTTCTGCCTTAAAATCACTGCCCGATTCAATCGGAAAACTTCGTAATCTTCGGATTCTAAGTTTATGGAACTGCCCGAATTTGAAAAGGCTTCCTGTGTCAATCACAACATTAGAGAAGCTAACAGCTATCCAAATTTTTGGGTGTGGGTCTTTAGAATGCATGCCGGAAGGGATTGGAAAGCTTTCAAATCTCGAATGGTTAGGATGGTTTAATCCTGTGAATAAAAATGGATCCAGGATTTCAGATTTGAAGAACTTGACAAAACTTAGGGAACTTTGTATGGAGATAAAGTCAGttgaagaaatagaagaaggggaatggaatgtGTTATCAATGCTCCAGCATCTGCAAATTCTAAAGTTAGATTTTGGGAGAATTTCTGTTGAAAGAGATGCAGTTGTAAGGAAGATGGAAGGTGAGCTTTCTCCTCCTCTTAAATCCCTGAGAGAGTTGTATCTTTGGAAGTGGCCAGGAGAAAGGACACCTGCGTGGCTCAGTCCTACTTCCCTTCCCAATCTTCAGTTTCTTTACATTGAAAGCGGagggattagggagatgggtcccAGATTTTGGGACAGCGAGAGTGGGGTATGGAAAGTGGAGGTATTGGTGCTAGGTtggataaaagagatggatgaggAGTGGCAGAGGATGCGAAAGGCAATGCCGTCTTTAAGACTCCTCAAGGTTCGGAACTGTCCGAAGCTCAAGTCATTCCCATTCGATGTTacagatggtggggatgagaagaaatggaggaaagaagaagaagattctg CTACGGGtgctgttgaagaagaagaaaaaggcgaCAAGTTTTATTCTTTTGCCAGAGAAGAAGAAGGTAACAAGTTTTATTCTTTTCCcagagaagaagaaggtgataAGATTTTTTCCATTTCCTTTATCAATCATCCGTTACATGCTATTCTCACAACATCATAG